In one window of Mercurialis annua linkage group LG4, ddMerAnnu1.2, whole genome shotgun sequence DNA:
- the LOC126676738 gene encoding probable polyol transporter 3, which produces MVASMEEGAEKLTKINKYAAACAIVASMISIIFGYDTGVMSGAMIFIEDDLKIHDTQVEILAGILNICALVGSLLAGRTSDYIGRRYTIVVACIIFMVGSVLMGYGPNYAVLLTGRCIAGLGVGFALMIAPVYSAELSSPTSRGFLTSLPEIGISIGILLGYISNVIFGRLTLKLGWRLMLGLAAIPSIILVFGILQMPESPRWLIMQGRLGEAKKVLIRVSNSDQEAETRLRDIKIAAGIDENCNDDIVKPTEKTTHGEGVWKELILRPTPTVRRILTAAVGIHFFEHAVGIEAVVLYSPRIFKKAGVTGKEKLLLATVGVGLTKFIFISIATFLLDRVGRRRLLLISTSGIVVFVTLLATCLTVVEQHAGEKLLWALSLSIVSTYIFVAFYNIGLAPVTWVYSSEIFPLRLRAQGYSIGVAVNRLMNATISMSFISLYKAITIGGAFFLFAGVSVVALFFFYFLFPETKGRSLEEMDALFSEGFRARRRDNLEHQETNDA; this is translated from the exons ATGGTGGCATCAATGGAAGAAGGTGCAGAAAAGTTgacaaaaattaacaaatatgcAGCTGCGTGTGCCATAGTTGCTTCAATGATCTCCATTATATTTGGTTACG ATACTGGTGTAATGAGTGGAGCCATGATATTCATAGAAGACGACCTTAAAATCCACGATACACAAGTGGAAATTCTCGCCGGAATCTTGAACATATGCGCCTTAGTGGGTTCGCTTCTAGCCGGAAGAACATCCGATTACATTGGCCGGCGATACACAATTGTTGTAGCCTGCATCATCTTCATGGTCGGTTCAGTGCTAATGGGATACGGTCCAAATTACGCTGTATTGTTGACAGGAAGATGTATAGCAGGACTTGGCGTAGGGTTTGCTCTTATGATTGCTCCCGTTTACTCCGCAGAGCTTTCTTCCCCGACATCAAGAGGTTTCTTGACCTCTTTACCGGAGATCGGAATAAGTATCGGAATTTTACTCGGCTATATTTCAAATGTTATATTCGGGAGATTGACTCTAAAATTAGGGTGGAGATTGATGCTCGGACTCGCAGCTATTCCGTCAATCATACTAGTTTTCGGCATCTTGCAGATGCCGGAATCTCCACGGTGGCTGATTATGCAAGGTCGTTTAGGTGAAGCCAAGAAAGTCCTGATCAGAGTCTCTAATTCCGATCAAGAAGCTGAAACCCGTCTCCGTGACATAAAAATCGCTGCCGGGATCGATGAAAATTGCAACGATGACATAGTCAAACCGACGGAGAAAACCACTCACGGCGAAGGAGTATGGAAAGAGCTAATATTACGACCAACGCCGACGGTGAGACGAATTCTAACTGCAGCTGTAGGTATCCATTTTTTCGAGCACGCCGTCGGGATCGAAGCAGTTGTGTTATACAGCCCTAGAATATTCAAGAAAGCTGGCGTGACCGGCAAGGAAAAACTCCTGCTTGCTACAGTTGGGGTAGGGttaacaaaatttatatttatttctataGCCACATTTTTGCTCGACAGAGTCGGAAGAAGACGATTACTACTAATAAGCACTTCAGGAATTGTAGTATTTGTGACACTATTAGCCACTTGCTTGACGGTGGTAGAGCAGCACGCCGGAGAAAAATTGCTGTGGGCGCTGAGTCTCAGCATCGTGTCAACGTATATATTTGTGGCGTTTTACAATATTGGGCTAGCTCCGGTGACATGGGTTTATAGTTCTGAGATATTTCCGTTGAGGTTAAGGGCACAAGGATATAGCATCGGTGTAGCAGTGAATAGGCTTATGAATGCTACGATATCTATGagttttatttctctttataaAGCTATCACCATTGGAGGAGCTTTTTTCTTGTTCGCCGGCGTCTCTGTGGTTGCgttgttctttttttattttcttttcccGGAGACTAAAGGAAGGTCATTGGAAGAAATGGATGCTTTATTTAGCGAAGGTTTTAGGGCTAGACGAAGAGATAATTTGGAACATCAGGAAACAAATGATGCTTAA
- the LOC126676255 gene encoding uncharacterized protein LOC126676255, with the protein MKDDESLPTSTLATTTANSKKENSDSSVFSKGRYKFWALAAILLLAFWSMFTGTVTLRWSAGNLNRLSDDIDSPIHDDLDVLEMEEREKVVKHMWDVYTNSRRIKLPRFWQEAFEAAYEELTSDVPDIRDAAISEIAKMSVRSVVLDPPPFSSTNARELSKNLKLRGKDGAVAISSGSSK; encoded by the exons ATGAAGGATGATGAATCTCTCCCAACATCAACATTAGCTACAACAACAGCAAATTCAAAGAAGGAAAACTCCGATTCCAGTGTATTCTCCAAAGGCCGGTACAAGTTTTGGGCATTGGCCGCCATTTTGCTATTAGCATTTTGGTCAATGTTCACCGGCACCGTCACTCTTCGCTGGTCCGCCGGAAATCTCAACCGTTTATCCGACGATATTGATTCTCCCATCCACGACGATCTCGACGTGCTT GAAATGGAAGAGCGGGAGAAAGTAGTGAAGCATATGTGGGATGTGTACACTAATAGCCGTCGGATCAAGTTACCGAGATTCTGGCAGGAGGCTTTTGAGGCTGCTTATGAAGAGCTGACTAGTGATGTCCCTGACATCAGAGATGCTGCCATTTCTGAGATTGCTAAGATGTCCGTGCGGTCAGTGGTTCTCGATCCGCCGCCTTTTTCATCCACG AATGCTCGAGAGTTAAGCAAGAATTTGAAGTTAAGAGGTAAAGATGGGGCTGTGGCGATTTCAAGTGGGAGCAGCAAATGA
- the LOC126678969 gene encoding plant-specific TFIIB-related protein 1, whose translation MKCPYCSAAQARCATTTAGHSITECTSCGRVVEEHQFQPYHTFHVRAQDNPLCLVTSDLPTLHHRHHQPPPPPRQGREEEDEDPFEPTGFITAFSTWSLEPTPLSLRSSLSFSGHLAELERILELTTSSSAAAASNSNSNSNSSTVVVDNLRAYMQIIDVASILGLDCDISDHAFQLFRDCCSATCLRNRSVEALATAALVQAIREAQEPRTLQEISIAANVPQKEIGKYIKILGEALQLSQPINSNSISVHMPRFCTLLQLNKSAQELATHIGEVVINKCFCTRRNPISISAAAIYLACQLEDKRKTQAEICKVTGLTEVTLRKVYKELLENWDDLLPSNYTPAVPPEKAFPTTVITSGRSSTPRVDPVELTSSSTDKDKQDENKSNKTNNVSAKEKEDVENNGNPCGSRPPVLQTFRQPWLFGEKNVQSSCQDFEEKIDKQKMDNDSTGAARPNQFSNPPASGTSTITWPFRSSPSSGPSPIVQPPPKLAPGYAELKGISCQNSGKNGNLGGNNK comes from the exons ATGAAATGTCCGTACTGCTCAGCGGCGCAAGCAAGGTGCGCCACTACAACGGCAGGCCATTCCATAACGGAGTGCACATCATGCGGTCGAGTGGTGGAGGAGCATCAATTCCAACCTTACCACACTTTCCACGTTAGGGCCCAAGACAACCCTCTCTGCCTCGTCACCTCCGATCTCCCAACCCtccaccaccgccaccaccaGCCTCCTCCTCCGCCTCGTCaaggaagagaagaagaagatgaagaccCATTCGAGCCCACCGGCTTCATCACCGCATTTTCCACCTGGTCTTTAGAGCCTACCCCGCTCTCCCTCCGGTCTTCGCTTTCATTTTCCGGTCACCTTGCTGAGCTAGAACGGATACTTGAATTAACAACCTCGTCATCGGCAGCAGCTGCTTCAAATTCGAACTCGAATTCGAATTCATCGACTGTGGTTGTTGATAATTTGAGGGCTTATATGCAGATTATTGACGTGGCTTCTATTTTGGGGTTGGATTGTGATATTTCTGACCATGCGTTTCAGTTGTTTAGGGATTGTTGCTCTGCTACTTGTTTGAGGAACCGTAGCGTTGAAGCTCTGGCTACTGCTGCTCTTGTTCAGGCCATTAGAGAAGCACAGGAACCCAGAACCCTTCAG GAAATCTCGATTGCGGCTAATGTTCCTCAAAAGGAGATTGGAAAGTACATCAAGATTCTTGGAGAAGCTCTGCAACTGAGTCAGCCTATTAATAGCAATTCAATTTCAGTGCATATGCCTAGATTCTGCACCCTTCTCCAATTGAACAAATCAGCTCAG GAATTGGCAACTCATATAGGAGAAGTAGTTATCAACAAATGCTTCTGCACTCGAAGGAATCCCATTAGCATCTCTGCAGCTGCTATATACCTTGCATGCCAATTAGAAGACAAGAGAAAGACGCAGGCAGAAATTTGTAAGGTTACGGGTCTCACTGAGGTCACGCTCAGAAAAGTCTACAAGGAACTGTTGGAGAACTGGGATGATCTGCTCCCCTCCAATTACACTCCTGCTGTCCCTCCGGAAAAAGCATTTCCTACTACAGTTATTACCTCTGGCCGTTCTTCCACCCCTAGAGTTGATCCAGTTGAATTAACATCTTCCTCTACAGACAAAGATAAACAAGacgaaaacaaatcaaataaaacgAACAATGTATCAGCCAAGGAAAAAGAAGATGTTGAAAACAATGGTAATCCTTGTGGGAGCCGTCCCCCGGTACTGCAGACTTTTAGGCAGCCATGGCTATTTGGAGAAAAGAATGTGCAATCTAGCTGTCAAGATTTTGAAGAGAAGATAGATAAGCAAAAGATGGATAATGACTCTACAGGTGCAGCAAGACCAAACCAATTTTCAAATCCCCCAGCTTCAGGTACGAGTACAATCACCTGGCCTTTTAGATCATCACCTTCGTCAGGTCCTTCTCCAATTGTGCAGCCACCACCTAAGTTAGCACCAGGTTATGCTGAGCTTAAAGGAATTAGCTGTCAAAATAGTGGTAAAAATGGTAATCTAGGTGGAAATAACAAGTAG